Proteins co-encoded in one Rhodopirellula bahusiensis genomic window:
- a CDS encoding metallophosphoesterase family protein, whose product MEQTNESSGRLIAIGDIHGCNIALQAILAAIDPQPSDIVVTLGDVVDRGPDSKGAVETLLQCGQKTQLVALQGNHEEMMLNVLRGSESHHSWLRYGGVETLDSYGFDGGLDFLPESHRVFFESLGDYFVYEDYFFTHAAYDPAVPLEEQTVEMLRWHSLRQGVPEPHHSGKTAFVGHTANHEAQILDVGHLVCLDTHCYGGGCLTAMDVRTRQTWQANQDGVLLQ is encoded by the coding sequence ATGGAACAAACAAACGAATCATCTGGACGCCTGATCGCGATTGGGGACATCCACGGTTGTAACATCGCTCTGCAAGCGATTCTTGCGGCAATTGATCCTCAACCGAGCGATATTGTGGTGACGCTCGGTGACGTCGTTGACCGTGGCCCCGACTCCAAAGGGGCCGTTGAAACCCTCCTGCAGTGCGGCCAGAAAACCCAACTGGTGGCACTTCAAGGAAATCACGAAGAAATGATGCTGAATGTGCTTCGTGGCAGCGAATCGCATCACAGTTGGTTGCGATACGGCGGAGTCGAAACGCTGGATAGCTACGGCTTCGACGGTGGGCTGGATTTTCTTCCGGAATCCCACCGGGTCTTTTTCGAATCGCTTGGTGACTACTTCGTCTACGAAGACTACTTCTTCACGCACGCGGCATACGACCCGGCGGTTCCATTGGAAGAACAAACGGTCGAGATGCTTCGTTGGCACTCGCTACGCCAAGGCGTCCCCGAACCGCACCACAGTGGCAAAACCGCGTTCGTCGGACACACGGCCAACCACGAAGCCCAAATTCTCGATGTCGGTCACTTGGTGTGCTTGGACACGCACTGCTATGGCGGCGGTTGCTTGACCGCGATGGATGTCCGCACGCGACAGACTTGGCAGGCCAACCAGGACGGCGTCTTGCTGCAGTGA